From Rhinolophus sinicus isolate RSC01 linkage group LG15, ASM3656204v1, whole genome shotgun sequence, the proteins below share one genomic window:
- the CCR10 gene encoding C-C chemokine receptor type 10 produces MGTEPAEQFSWGPYSYSGDEEEAYSAEPLPELCYKADVQAFSRAFQPSVSLTVATLGLAGNGLVLATHLAARRAARSPTSTHLFQLALADLLLALTLPFAAVGALQGWSLGSVTCRAISGLYSASFHAGFLFLACISADRYMAITQALPAGPRPSKPGRAHLVSVIVWLLSLLLALPALLFSQDGQREGQRRCRLIFPEGLTQTVKGASAVAQVVLGFALPLGVMAACYALLARTLLAARGPERRRALRVVVALVAAFVVLQLPYSLALLLDTADLLAARERSCPASKRKDLALLVTGGLALARCGLNPVLYAFLGLRFRQDLRRLLRGGGCSPGPHPRGRYPRRPRLSSCPAPTETHSVSPPGTTRAANLDEGAG; encoded by the exons ATGGGGACTGAGCCCGCAGagcag ttctCCTGGGGTCCCTACTCCTACTCCGGTGACGAAGAGGAGGCGTACTCTGCTGAACCGTTGCCAGAACTCTGCTACAAGGCGGATGTCCAGGCCTTCAGTCGGGCCTTCCAACCCAGTGTCTCCCTGACGGTGGCTACGCTGGGTCTGGCGGGCAATGGCTTGGTCCTGGCCACCCACCTGGCGGCCCGACGCGCTGCGCGCTCGCCCACCTCCACCCATCTATTCCAGCTGGCCCTGGCTGACCTTCTGCTAGCCCTGACCCTTCCCTTTGCTGCAGTCGGGGCTCTGCAGGGCTGGAGTCTGGGAAGTGTCACGTGCCGTGCCATCTCAGGCCTCTACTCGGCATCCTTCCACGCCGGCTTCCTCTTCTTGGCCTGTATCAGCGCAGACCGCTACATGGCCATTACGCAGGCCCTCCCAGCTGGACCCAGGCCCTCCAAGCCCGGCCGAGCACACTTGGTCTCAGTAATCGTGTGGCTGCTGTCGCTGCTCCTGGCGCTGCCTGCTCTCCTTTTCAGCCAGGATGGGCAGCGGGAAGGCCAGCGGCGCTGCCGTCTTATCTTCCCCGAAGGCCTCACGCAGACGGTGAAGGGGGCGAGCGCGGTGGCGCAGGTAGTCCTGGGCTTCGCGCTGCCACTGGGCGTCATGGCGGCCTGCTATGCGCTCCTGGCCCGCACGCTGCTGGCCGCCAGGGGGCCGGAACGCCGGCGCGCGCTGCGCGTCGTGGTGGCCTTAGTGGCGGCCTTCGTGGTGCTGCAGCTACCCTACAGTCTGGCCCTGCTATTGGATACGGCCGACCTACTGGCTGCCCGCGAGCGGAGCTGTCCTGCCAGCAAGCGCAAGGATCTGGCACTGCTGGTGACCGGGGGCTTGGCCCTTGCCCGTTGCGGCCTCAACCCGGTGCTCTACGCCTTTCTGGGCTTGCGCTTCCGCCAGGACCTACGGAGGCTGCTccggggtgggggctgcagcccAGGGCCTCACCCCCGCGGCCGCTACCCGCGCCGGCCCCGCCTTTCTTCCTGCCCGGCTCCCACTGAGACCCACAGTGTCTCTCCTCCTGGGACAACAAGGGCTGCGAATCTAGATGAGGGGGCGGGCTGA
- the CNTNAP1 gene encoding contactin-associated protein 1 has product MRLRLFCAILAAVSGAQGWGYYGCDEELVGPLYARSLGASSYYGLFTAPRFARLHGISGWSPRIGDPNPWLQIDLMKKHRIRAVATQGSFNSWDWVTRYMLLYGDRVDSWTPFYQQGHNATFFGNVNESAVVRHDLHYHFTARYIRIVPLAWNPRGKIGLRLGIYGCPYKSDVLYFDGDDAISYRFPRGVSRSLWDVFAFSFKTEEKDGLLLHAEGSQGDYVTLELQGAHLLLHMSLGSSPIQPRPGHTTVSAGGVLNDQHWHYVRVDRFGRQANLTLDGYVQRFILNGDFERLNLDNEMFIGGLIGAAQKNLAYRHNFRGCMENVIFNRVNIADLAVRRHSRITFEGKVAFRCLDPVPHPVNFGGPHNFVQVPGFPRRGRLAVSFRFRTWDLTGLLLYSSLGDGLGHVELMLSEGQVNVSVAQPGRKKLQFAAGYRLNDGFWHEVNFVAQENHAVISIDDVEGAEVRVSYPLLIRTGTSYFFGGCPKPASRWGCHSNQTAFHGCMELLKVDGQLVNLTLVEGRRLGYYAEVLFDTCGITDRCNPNMCEHDGRCYQSWDDFICYCELTGYKGETCHQPLYKESCEAYRLSGKTSGNFTIDPDGSGPLKPFVVYCDIRENRAWTVVRHDRLWTTRVTGSSMERPFLGAVQYWNASWEEVSALANASQHCEQWIEFSCYNSRLLNTAGGYPYSFWIGRNEEQHFYWGGSQPGIQRCACGLDRSCVDPALHCNCDADQPQWRTDKGLLTFVDHLPVTQVVVGDTNRSTSEAQFFLRPLRCYGDRNSWNTISFHTGTALRFPPIRANHSLDVSFYFRTSAPSGVFLENMGGSYYQWCRPYVRVELNTSRDVVFAFDVGNGDENLTVHSDDFEFNDDEWHLVRAEINVKQARLRVDHRPWVLRPMPLQTYIWLEYDQPLYVGSAELKRRPFVGCLRAMRLNGVTLNLEGRANASEGTSPNCTGHCAHPRFPCFHGGRCVERYSYYTCDCDLTAFDGPYCNHDIGGFFEAGTWMRYNLQSALRSAAREFSHMLSRPVPGYEPGYIPGYDTPGYVPGYHGPGYRLPDYPQPGRPVPGYRGPVYNVTGEEVSFSFSTHSAPAVLLYVSSFVRDYMAVLIKEDGTLQLRYQLGTSPYVYQLTTRPVTDGQPHSVNITRVYRNLFIQVDYFPLTEQKFSLLVDSQLDSPKALYLGRVMETGVIDPEIQRYNTPGFSGCLSGVRFNNVAPLKTHFRTPRPMTAELAEALRVQGELSESNCGAMPRLVSEVPPELDPWYLPPDFPYYHDDRWVAILLGFLVAFLLLGLVGMLVLFYLQNHRYKGSYHTNEPKATHDYHPGSKPPLPTSGTAQAPAPTPAPTQVAAPTPTPASAPAPAPAPASGPRDQNLPQILEESRSE; this is encoded by the exons ATGCGTCTCAGGCTCTTCTGCGCCATTCTCGCCGCGGTCTCAggagcccagggctggggctACT ACGGCTGCGATGAGGAGCTGGTCGGGCCCCTCTACGCACGCTCCCTGGGCGCCTCTTCCTACTATGGGCTCTTCACTGCGCCGCGCTTTGCCCGGCTGCACG GCATAAGTGGATGGTCTCCCCGGATTGGGGACCCGAATCCCTGGCTCCAGATCGATTTAATGAAGAAGCACCGGATCCGGGCCGTGGCCACGCAGGGCTCCTTTAACTCGTGGGACTGGGTCACACGTTACATGCTGCTCTATGGTGACCGAGTGGACAGCTGGACGCCCTTCTACCAGCAAGGGCACAACGCG aCCTTCTTCGGTAACGTGAATGAGTCGGCAGTGGTGCGCCACGACTTACACTACCACTTCACGGCGCGCTACATCCGCATCGTGCCCTTGGCTTGGAACCCGCGCGGCAAGATTGGCCTGAGGCTCGGCATCTACGGCTGCCCTTACA AGTCCGACGTGCTCTATTTCGACGGCGATGATGCCATTTCGTACCGCTTCCCGCGAGGGGTCAGCCGGAGCCTGTGGGACGTGTTCGCCTTTAGCTTCAAGACCGAAGAGAAGGATGGGCTCCTGCTGCATGCCGAGGGCTCCCAGGGCGACTATGTGACTCTAGAGCTGCAGGGGGCGCACTTGCTGCTACACATGAGCCTGG GCAGCAGCCCCATCCAGCCCAGGCCTGGTCATACCACGGTGAGCGCTGGCGGTGTCCTGAACGATCAGCACTGGCATTATGTGCGTGTGGACCGATTTGGCCGCCAAGCAAATCTCACCCTGGACGGCTACGTGCAGCGTTTCATTCTCAATGGCGACTTTGAGAGACTGAACCTGGACAACGAG ATGTTCATCGGGGGTTTGATCGGCGCCGCACAGAAGAACCTCGCCTATCGGCATAATTTCCGCGGATGCATGGAAAACGTAATCTTCAACCGAGTCAACATCGCGGACCTGGCGGTGCGGCGCCATTCGCGGATCACCTTCGAG GGTAAGGTGGCCTTCCGCTGCTTGGACCCGGTTCCTCACCCTGTCAACTTCGGAGGTCCTCACAACTTCGTGCAAGTGCCTGGCTTCCCGCGCCGCGGTCGCCTTGCAGTCTCCTTTCGCTTCCGCACCTGGGACCTCACAGGACTGTTACTTTACTCCAGCCTGGGGGACGGGCTGGGCCACGTGGAGCTGATGCTCAGTGAAGGGCAGGTCAACGTGTCCGTTGCGCAGCCTGGCCGAAAGAAGCTTCAGTTCGCCGCTG GGTACCGCCTGAATGATGGCTTTTGGCACGAGGTGAATTTTGTGGCACAGGAAAACCATGCAGTCATCAGCATTGATGATGTGGAGGGGGCAGAGGTCAGGGTCTCATACCCACTGCTGATCCGTACAGGGACCTCGTACTTCTTTGGGG GTTGTCCCAAGCCAGCCAGTCGATGGGGCTGCCACTCCAACCAGACGGCATTCCATGGCTGCATGGAGCTGCTCAAGGTGGATGGTCAACTGGTCAACCTGACTCTGGTGGAGGGCCGGCGGCTTGGATACTATGCTGAGGTCCTCTTTGACACATGTGGCATCACTGATAG GTGCAACCCTAACATGTGTGAGCATGACGGTCGCTGCTACCAGTCTTGGGATGATTTCATCTGCTATTGTGAACTGACAGGCTACAAGGGAGAGACCTGCCACCAAC CTTTATATAAGGAATCCTGTGAAGCTTATCGACTCAGTGGGAAAACTTCTGGGAACTTCACCATTGATCCCGATGGCAGTGGCCCCCTGAAGCCATTTGTAGTGTACTGTGATATTCGAG aGAACAGGGCATGGACAGTTGTGCGGCACGACAGGCTGTGGACAACTAGGGTGACAGGTTCTAGCATGGAACGGCCATTCCTGGGGGCTGTCCAGTACTGGAATGCATCCTGGGAGGAAGTCAGTGCCCTGGCCAACGCTTCACAGCACTGCGAACAGTGGATCGAGTTCTCCTGCTACAATTCCAGGCTGCTCAACACTGCAG GAGGTTACCCCTACAGCTTCTGGATTGGCCGAAACGAGGAGCAGCACTTCTACTGGGGAGGCTCACAGCCGGGGATCCAGCGCTGTGCCTGTGGTCTGGACCGGAGCTGCGTGGACCCTGCTCTGCACTGCAACTGTGATGCTGACCAGCCCCAGTG GAGAACCGACAAGGGACTACTGACCTTTGTAGACCATTTGCCCGTCActcaggtggtggtgggggataCGAACCGCTCCACTTCTGAGGCCCAGTTCTTCCTGAGGCCTCTGCGCTGCTATGGCGATC GAAATTCTTGGAACACCATCTCCTTCCACACTGGGACTGCACTACGCTTTCCTCCAATCCGTGCCAACCACAGCCTTGATGTCTCCTTCTACTTCAGGACCTCAGCTCCCTCAGGAGTCTTCCTAGAGAATATGGGGGGCTCTTACTACCAGTGGTGCCGACCTTACGTACGGGTGGAACTAAACA CATCCCGGGACGTGGTCTTTGCCTTCGATGTGGGGAATGGCGATGAGAACCTGACAGTACACTCAGATGACTTTGAGTTCAACGACGACGAGTGGCACCTGGTCCGGGCTGAAATCAACGTGAAGCAGGCCCGGCTCCGCGTGGACCACCGGCCCTGGGTGCTGCGGCCTATGCCCCTGCAGACCTACATCTGGCTGGAGTACGACCAACCCCTCTACGTTG GCTCTGCAGAGCTTAAGAGGCGCCCCTTCGTGGGCTGTTTGAGGGCTATGCGTCTGAATGGAGTGACTCTGAACCTGGAAGGCCGTGCCAATGCCTCTGAGGGTACCTCGCCCAACTGCACAGGCCACTGCGCCCACCCCCGGTTCCCCTGTTTCCATGGAGGCCGCTGCGTGGAGCGCTACAGCTACTACACATGTGACTGTGACCTCACGGCCTTTGATGGGCCATACTGCAACCACG ATATTGGCGGTTTCTTTGAGGCGGGCACCTGGATGCGCTATAACCTGCAGTCAGCGCTGCGCTCTGCAGCCCGGGAGTTCTCCCACATGCTAAGCCGGCCAGTGCCAGGCTACGAGCCGGGCTACATCCCTGGCTACGACACTCCTGGCTACGTGCCCGGCTACCATGGCCCTGGGTACCGTCTGCCTGATTACCCACAGCCTGGCCGGCCCGTGCCAGGTTACCGGGGGCCTGTCTACAATGTGACCGGGGAAGAGGTGTCCTTCAGCTTCAGCACTCACTCGGCCCCCGCCGTCCTGCTCTACGTGAGCTCCTTTGTGCGCGACTACATGGCCGTGCTCATCAAGGAAGATG GGACCCTGCAGCTGCGATACCAGCTGGGCACCAGTCCTTATGTGTACCAACTAACCACGCGACCAGTTACCGACGGCCAGCCCCACAGTGTCAATATCACCCGGGTCTACCGCAATCTCTTCATCCAG gtGGACTATTTCCCACTGACAGAACAGAAGTTCTCACTGTTGGTGGACAGCCAGCTGGACTCACCCAAGGCCTTGTACCTAGGGCGTGTTATGG AGACAGGAGTAATTGACCCGGAGATCCAACGCTACAACACACCGGGTTTCTCAGGCTGCCTGTCTGGTGTTCGGTTCAACAACGTGGCTCCCCTCAAGACCCACTTCCGAACCCCTCGACCCATGACTGCTGAACTAGCTGAGGCCCTTCGAGTTCAAGGAGAACTATCTGAATCTAACTGTGGAGCCATGCCACGTCTTGTCTCAGAGGTGCCACCTGAGCTGGATCCCTGGTATCTGCCCCCAG ACTTCCCATACTACCATGACGACAGATGGGTTGCCATACTTTTAGGCT ttttggTGGCCTTCTTGCTGCTGGGGCTGGTGGGAATGTTGGTGCTCTTCTATCTGCAGAATCATCGCTACAAGGGTTCCTACCATACCAACGAGCCCAAGGCCACCCACGATTACCACCCTGGCAGCAAACCTCCCCTACCTACTTCAGGCACTGCCCAGGCCCCGGCCCCTACACCAGCTCCCACCCAAGTTGCagccccaaccccaaccccagcctcagccccagccccagccccagccccagcctctggTCCCCGGGACCAAAACCTACCCCAGATCCTGGAGGAGTCCAGGTCTGAATGA